The Pan paniscus chromosome 1, NHGRI_mPanPan1-v2.0_pri, whole genome shotgun sequence genome has a segment encoding these proteins:
- the LORICRIN gene encoding loricrin encodes MLSSPLPGSPSFSDKMSYQKKQPTPQPPVDCVKTSGGGGGGGGGSGGGGCGFFGGGGYSGGGCGGGSSGGGGGGGIGGCGGGSGGSIKYSGGGGSSGGGSGCFSSGGGGSGCFSSGGGGSGCGGGSSGGGSGCFSSGGDGSSGGGSGCFSSGGGGFSGQAVQCQSYGGVSSGGSSGGGSGCFSSGGGGGSVCGYSGGGSGGGYSGGGSGCGGGSSGGGGSGYVSSQQVTQTSCTPQPSYGGGSSGGGGSGGSGCFSSGGGGGSSGCGGGSSGTGSGCIISGGDSVCGGGSSGGGGGGSSVGGSGSGKGVPICHQTQQKQAPTWPSK; translated from the coding sequence ATGCTCTCTTCTCCCCTTCCAGGCTCTCCTTCCTTCTCAGACAAGATGTCTTATCAGAAAAAGCAGCCCACCCCTCAACCCCCAGTGGACTGCGTGAAGACCTCTGgcggcggtggcggtggcggcggcggcagcggcggtgGTGGCTGCGGCTTCTTCGGCGGCGGTGGTTACTCTggcggcggctgcggcgggggctcctccgggggcgggggcgggggcggcatTGGAGGCTGCGGAGGGGGCTCCGGTGGGAGCATCAAGTACTCCGGAGGCGGGGGCTCCTCCGGCGGGGGCTCTGGCTGTTTCTCCAGCGGTGGGGGCGGCTCCGGCTGCTTTTCCTCCGGTGGCGGCGGCTCCGGCTGCGGCGGCGGCTCCTCCGGGGGCGGCTCCGGCTGCTTCTCCAGCGGTGGGGACGGCTCCTCCGGGGGCGGCTCCGGCTGCTTCTCCTCCGGCGGCGGCGGCTTCTCGGGCCAGGCGGTCCAGTGCCAGAGCTACGGAGGCGTCTCTAGCGGCGGCTCCTCCGGGGGCGGCTCCGGCTGCTTCTCcagcggcgggggcggcggctCTGTCTGCGGCTACTCCGGCGGCGGCTCTGGCGGCGGCTACTCCGGCGGCGGCTCTGGCTGCGGCGGAGGCTCCTCTGGCGGCGGCGGCTCCGGCTACGTCTCCTCGCAGCAGGTCACTCAGACCTCGTGCACGCCCCAGCCGAGTTACGGAGGGGGATCGtccggcggcggcggcagcggcggaaGCGGCTGCTTCTCCAGCGGCGGGGGTGGCGGGAGCTCCGGCTGCGGCGGCGGCTCCTCCGGGACTGGCAGCGGCTGCATCATCAGTGGCGGGGACTCCGTCTGCGGAGGTGGTTCCtctggaggcggcggcggcggctcctcCGTGGGTGGCTCCGGGAGTGGCAAGGGCGTCCCGATTTGCCACCAGACCCAGCAGAAGCAGGCGCCTACCTGGCCGTCCAAATAG